Proteins encoded together in one Aeromonas encheleia window:
- the cydD gene encoding heme ABC transporter permease/ATP-binding protein CydD: MDKNTQKHLYGWLRKQSSHGRRWIGLSIGFGLGQGMLMVAQAWLLATLLHGFIIEGTTPEQSIPLFISLLLVTAAKAGLAYGREVASFKAGSAVRQAIRELVLTRLGRLGPAYIQRRPAGSWASLLLEQIEDMQEFFSRYLPQMAVAVFIPLVILVAVFPVNWAAGIILLGTAPLIPLFMILVGVGAADANRRNFQSLARLSGHFLDRLKGLRTLQLFLRTQAEGEAIRDASEDFRERTMEVLRLAFLSTAVLEFFAAIAVALVAVYFGFSYIDHLNFGNYGVKVTLFTGLFVLFLAPEFYAPLRELGANYHAKAQAIGAAEQLLEFLEAEVSEPASGHTSFQADGPIRVEARALEVLSAEGKVLVGPLDFQLAPGSRTALVGISGAGKSSLVNALLGFAPYRGELKVNGQELAELDMSQWRLQLGWLSQNPQLFHASLRDNLLLARPSASDAELEAALKRAQAWEFASEKGFDYQVGDQAGGLSVGQAQRLALARTLLKSTQLMVLDEPTASLDRHSERAIMSTLEQASAGQTLLMITHRLDQLSQMDNILVLERGQLVEQGHFSQLSQARGPFARLLSQRSGDSLDD; encoded by the coding sequence ATGGACAAGAACACGCAGAAACATCTCTATGGCTGGTTGCGCAAACAATCGAGCCATGGCCGACGCTGGATCGGCCTCTCCATCGGCTTTGGCCTGGGTCAGGGCATGCTGATGGTCGCCCAGGCCTGGTTGCTGGCCACCCTGCTCCATGGCTTCATCATCGAAGGCACCACGCCAGAACAGTCCATCCCCCTCTTCATTAGCCTGCTGCTGGTGACCGCGGCCAAGGCCGGGCTGGCCTATGGCCGCGAGGTCGCCAGCTTCAAGGCGGGCAGCGCGGTGCGCCAGGCTATCCGCGAGCTGGTGCTCACCCGCCTCGGCCGGCTCGGTCCGGCCTACATCCAGCGCCGCCCCGCCGGCAGCTGGGCCAGCCTGCTGCTGGAGCAGATCGAAGACATGCAGGAGTTCTTCTCCCGCTATCTGCCGCAGATGGCCGTCGCCGTGTTCATTCCCCTGGTGATCCTGGTGGCCGTGTTCCCGGTCAACTGGGCCGCCGGCATCATACTGCTCGGCACCGCCCCCCTGATCCCGCTCTTCATGATCCTGGTGGGGGTCGGCGCCGCCGATGCCAACCGCCGCAACTTCCAGTCGCTGGCGCGGCTCTCCGGTCACTTCCTCGATCGCCTGAAGGGATTGCGCACCCTGCAACTCTTCCTGCGCACCCAGGCCGAAGGTGAGGCCATTCGCGACGCCTCGGAAGATTTTCGGGAGCGCACCATGGAGGTGCTGCGGCTCGCCTTCCTCAGCACCGCCGTGCTGGAGTTCTTCGCCGCCATCGCGGTGGCGCTGGTGGCGGTCTATTTCGGCTTCTCCTACATAGATCACCTGAACTTCGGCAACTATGGCGTCAAAGTTACCCTCTTTACCGGCCTGTTCGTGCTGTTCCTCGCCCCCGAGTTCTACGCCCCGCTGCGTGAACTCGGCGCCAACTATCACGCCAAGGCGCAAGCCATAGGTGCCGCCGAACAGCTGCTGGAGTTTCTGGAGGCCGAGGTCAGCGAACCCGCCTCCGGGCATACCTCCTTCCAGGCCGATGGCCCCATCAGGGTAGAGGCCCGCGCCCTGGAGGTGCTGAGCGCCGAGGGCAAGGTGCTGGTCGGCCCGCTCGACTTCCAGCTGGCGCCCGGTTCACGCACGGCCCTGGTCGGCATCAGCGGCGCAGGCAAGAGCTCGCTGGTCAACGCCCTGCTCGGCTTCGCCCCCTATCGCGGCGAACTGAAGGTCAACGGGCAGGAGCTCGCCGAGCTGGATATGAGCCAGTGGCGCCTGCAACTGGGCTGGCTATCCCAGAACCCGCAGCTGTTCCACGCCAGCCTCCGTGACAACCTGCTGCTGGCCAGGCCTTCCGCAAGCGACGCCGAGTTGGAAGCAGCCCTGAAACGGGCCCAAGCCTGGGAGTTTGCCAGCGAGAAGGGGTTCGACTATCAGGTCGGCGATCAGGCCGGCGGCCTCTCGGTCGGCCAGGCCCAGCGCCTCGCCCTGGCCCGCACCCTGCTCAAGTCCACCCAGCTGATGGTGCTGGATGAACCCACCGCCAGCCTGGACCGCCATTCCGAGCGCGCCATCATGAGCACGCTCGAGCAGGCGAGCGCAGGCCAGACCCTGCTGATGATCACCCACCGCCTCGATCAGCTCAGCCAGATGGACAACATCCTGGTGCTGGAACGCGGCCAGCTGGTGGAGCAAGGCCATTTCTCCCAACTCAGCCAGGCCCGTGGGCCCTTCGCCCGGCTGCTGTCCCAACGTTCAGGGGATTCTCTCGATGACTGA
- the cydC gene encoding heme ABC transporter ATP-binding protein/permease CydC — MTDLLPFLRLYRQHWLSLSLGLLLAFVTLVAGMGLLSLSGWFLSAAAVAGLAVASRDTFNYMTPAGGVRFFSIVRTASRWGERVVSHDATFRVLTRLRVWFWQKLSPLSTGTLAGFRQADLLNRLVADIDAMDHVYLRLITPIGAALLSCAGLVFFLSFFDSRLALTLGAILLLGMLALPLVFYFAGRKPGQALIAEKSSLRTRLVDYLDGQAELQMFAAAPKALAELQQAEQALIRAQARMARVSGLANASVQLLSGWTLTLMLWLAGHGVGGAMPDPITALMVFATLASFEALLPLAGAFQHLSTSLTSARRLNEILQDAKAPEWGDEQQHAREGSLQIRDLHFTYPGHDQPVLRGCSLELQAGEKLALLGQTGCGKSTLMGLLTREWEMQAGEILLDGRPLTTYGEGALRTSCSVVSQRVHLFAATLRDNLKLAAPAASDERLVEVLNLVGLAALLEDEEGLDAWLGDGGRPLSGGERRRIGIARALLHDAPLWLLDEPTEGLDSQTEREIMALLFKLGAERSLLLISHRLLGLEQMDRIALMEEGQIRLCAPHAELLADDYYRSLHQRLAPV, encoded by the coding sequence ATGACTGATCTACTGCCGTTCCTGCGCCTCTACCGCCAGCACTGGCTCAGCCTCTCGCTGGGTCTGCTGCTGGCCTTCGTCACCCTGGTGGCCGGCATGGGGCTGCTGTCCCTCTCCGGCTGGTTCCTCTCCGCCGCCGCCGTGGCCGGGCTGGCCGTCGCCAGCCGCGACACCTTCAACTACATGACCCCGGCCGGCGGGGTGCGCTTCTTCTCCATAGTGCGCACCGCCAGCCGCTGGGGCGAGCGAGTGGTGAGCCACGATGCCACCTTCCGGGTGCTGACCCGGCTACGAGTCTGGTTCTGGCAGAAACTCTCGCCGCTCTCCACCGGCACCCTGGCCGGCTTTCGGCAGGCGGACCTGCTCAACCGGCTGGTGGCCGACATCGACGCCATGGATCATGTCTACCTGCGCCTCATCACCCCCATAGGGGCGGCCCTGCTCAGCTGTGCCGGGCTGGTGTTCTTCCTCTCCTTCTTCGACAGCCGCCTGGCGCTGACCCTGGGAGCCATACTGCTGCTCGGCATGCTGGCCCTGCCGCTGGTGTTCTACTTCGCCGGCCGCAAGCCGGGCCAGGCGCTGATCGCCGAGAAATCCAGCCTGCGCACCCGGCTGGTGGACTATCTGGACGGCCAGGCCGAGCTGCAGATGTTTGCCGCCGCCCCCAAGGCGCTCGCCGAGCTGCAACAGGCCGAGCAGGCCCTGATCCGCGCCCAGGCCCGCATGGCCAGGGTGAGCGGCCTGGCCAATGCCAGCGTCCAGCTGCTGAGCGGCTGGACCCTGACCCTGATGCTGTGGCTGGCCGGTCATGGCGTCGGGGGCGCGATGCCGGATCCCATCACGGCGCTGATGGTGTTCGCCACCCTGGCGAGCTTCGAGGCGCTGCTGCCGCTGGCGGGGGCCTTCCAGCACCTCTCCACCAGCCTCACCTCGGCCCGTCGTCTCAACGAGATCCTGCAAGATGCCAAGGCCCCCGAGTGGGGGGATGAACAACAGCATGCCCGCGAGGGTTCCCTGCAGATCCGCGACCTCCATTTCACCTACCCCGGCCATGACCAACCCGTGCTGCGGGGCTGCTCCTTAGAGCTGCAGGCTGGCGAGAAGTTGGCGCTGCTGGGCCAGACCGGCTGCGGCAAGTCCACCCTGATGGGGCTGCTGACCCGCGAGTGGGAGATGCAGGCGGGCGAGATCCTGCTGGATGGCAGGCCGCTCACGACTTATGGGGAAGGGGCGCTGCGCACCTCCTGCTCGGTGGTGAGCCAGCGGGTGCACCTGTTTGCCGCCACCCTGCGGGACAACCTCAAGCTGGCCGCCCCGGCCGCCAGCGATGAGCGGCTTGTCGAGGTATTGAACCTGGTGGGGCTCGCCGCCCTGCTGGAAGATGAGGAAGGTCTCGATGCCTGGCTGGGGGATGGTGGACGGCCCCTCTCCGGCGGCGAGCGCCGCCGCATCGGCATCGCCCGCGCCCTGTTGCACGATGCGCCGCTCTGGCTGCTGGATGAGCCGACCGAGGGGCTCGACAGCCAGACCGAGCGCGAGATCATGGCCCTGCTGTTCAAGCTCGGCGCCGAGCGCTCCCTGCTGCTCATCTCCCATCGCCTGCTGGGGCTGGAGCAGATGGACAGGATAGCCCTGATGGAAGAGGGGCAGATCCGCCTCTGCGCCCCTCACGCAGAGCTGCTGGCCGACGACTACTACCGCAGCCTCCATCAGCGGTTGGCACCGGTCTGA
- the rcsF gene encoding Rcs stress response system protein RcsF: MKRLTLLLPLIASGCADFSFNSNLDKENFDEYFKPGGVQIYEQGQLADLNYLYLGTVEGESCQIDANQPVPNAGEARTLARRRVADMGGNGVSFDKCAEFSDVPGCLKQVICYGQALKVAEVK; this comes from the coding sequence ATGAAACGCCTGACTCTACTGCTGCCCCTCATCGCCTCTGGCTGCGCCGATTTCTCCTTCAACAGCAATCTGGACAAGGAAAACTTCGACGAGTATTTCAAGCCGGGCGGCGTCCAGATCTATGAGCAGGGTCAGCTTGCCGACCTCAACTACCTCTACCTCGGCACCGTCGAGGGGGAATCCTGCCAGATCGATGCCAATCAGCCGGTGCCCAATGCCGGTGAGGCCCGCACCCTGGCCCGCCGCCGCGTGGCGGACATGGGCGGTAACGGCGTCAGCTTCGACAAGTGCGCCGAGTTCAGCGATGTGCCGGGCTGCCTGAAGCAGGTGATCTGCTACGGCCAGGCGCTGAAAGTCGCCGAAGTGAAGTAA
- a CDS encoding DUF488 domain-containing protein: MALAIVRLGSPRLPDEGLRIGTVRRPPRGVPKAKFASQDWYDVWFPNLAPSSDTMKLGQAAETPAQWTAFCRQYKAEMASPSARHDLALLAALSHHTNLSLGCYCEQESRCHRTILRELLVGSGATLR; the protein is encoded by the coding sequence ATGGCACTGGCCATAGTCCGACTCGGCAGCCCCCGTCTGCCGGACGAAGGTCTGCGCATCGGCACAGTGCGTCGCCCGCCCCGTGGCGTCCCCAAAGCTAAGTTTGCCAGCCAGGATTGGTACGATGTCTGGTTCCCGAACCTGGCTCCCAGTAGCGACACCATGAAGCTGGGTCAGGCCGCCGAGACGCCAGCTCAGTGGACCGCCTTCTGCCGGCAGTACAAGGCCGAGATGGCCAGTCCCTCTGCCCGCCACGATCTGGCGTTGCTGGCTGCCCTCTCCCACCACACCAACCTGTCGCTGGGCTGTTATTGCGAGCAGGAGTCCCGCTGCCATCGCACCATCCTCAGGGAGCTGCTAGTCGGCTCCGGCGCCACCCTGCGTTGA
- a CDS encoding NAD-dependent epimerase/dehydratase family protein translates to MKLLIIGGTGFLGRYLSSLALDWGHEVTLFNRGHRQHPDWRELTLLQGDRDQQLGALQAEGLHWDLAIDTCCYRPEQAASLSRTLLGRCERLIFISTISVYRDFAQEGMDESAPLHEVAIDESVTDYGPLKVLCEAEYRARWGERLCILRPGVLCGPFDPTGRLAWWVKRVQRGGPWLLPGSGQDRLQYLDVRDCAEFVLRAAEQQLGGCFNLLKPGIELADWVARLAARLAPREPLQLEWVPWPALLDAGIEPWQSYPTLLPNELAEYAGYGCISAEAAIVQGLNFRPLEETVADLADWLATGVVDEAQTGLSAGEEQALRRRLSTQSVV, encoded by the coding sequence ATGAAACTGCTTATCATCGGCGGCACCGGGTTTCTGGGTCGCTATCTCAGCTCGCTGGCGCTGGATTGGGGCCACGAGGTGACGTTGTTCAATCGCGGTCATCGCCAGCATCCCGACTGGCGTGAGCTGACCCTGCTACAGGGTGACAGGGATCAGCAGCTCGGTGCGCTGCAGGCGGAAGGGCTGCATTGGGATCTGGCCATCGACACCTGCTGCTACCGGCCCGAGCAGGCGGCCAGCCTGTCCAGGACCTTGCTGGGGCGCTGCGAGCGGCTGATCTTCATCTCCACCATCAGCGTCTATCGCGACTTCGCCCAGGAGGGGATGGATGAGTCGGCACCGCTGCACGAGGTGGCCATCGACGAGTCAGTCACCGACTACGGTCCGCTGAAGGTGCTGTGCGAGGCCGAATATCGCGCCCGCTGGGGGGAGCGGCTCTGCATTCTGCGCCCCGGCGTGCTGTGCGGCCCCTTTGATCCGACCGGCCGCCTGGCCTGGTGGGTGAAGCGGGTGCAGCGAGGGGGTCCCTGGCTGTTGCCGGGTTCGGGCCAGGATCGGCTGCAATATCTGGATGTACGGGACTGCGCCGAATTCGTGTTGCGGGCCGCCGAGCAACAGCTGGGGGGCTGCTTCAACCTGCTCAAACCCGGCATTGAGCTGGCGGACTGGGTGGCGCGCCTCGCCGCCCGGCTGGCCCCGCGCGAACCGCTGCAGCTTGAGTGGGTGCCCTGGCCCGCCTTGCTGGACGCCGGCATCGAGCCCTGGCAGAGCTACCCCACGCTATTGCCCAACGAGCTGGCCGAATATGCCGGCTATGGCTGCATCAGTGCCGAGGCCGCCATAGTGCAGGGGCTCAACTTCCGGCCGCTGGAGGAGACGGTGGCGGATCTCGCCGACTGGTTGGCGACCGGGGTCGTCGATGAGGCGCAGACCGGGCTCAGTGCCGGGGAGGAGCAGGCCTTGCGGCGGCGGCTCTCGACGCAGAGCGTCGTGTGA
- the tsaA gene encoding tRNA (N6-threonylcarbamoyladenosine(37)-N6)-methyltransferase TrmO, producing MKFEIDTLGIIHSPYKEKFAIPRQPGLVKSVRARLELLPPYDQPDVLRGIEQFSHLWLSFVFHQTMEQGWHPTVRPPRLGGNERVGVFATRSTFRPNPLGLSVVELHGVGRERGKLWLELGAVDLLDGTPIVDIKPYIPYADSLPDARGGFAPEAPTPPLAVSFSAEAEQQLARLASRHPELRQLVSEVLAQDPRPAYKKGKPDEKLYGVRLFDLNVRFQIQEPHCLVSAIDPA from the coding sequence ATGAAGTTCGAAATCGACACCCTCGGGATCATCCACTCTCCCTACAAGGAGAAGTTCGCCATCCCCCGCCAGCCCGGTCTGGTCAAATCCGTCCGGGCCCGGCTCGAGCTGCTGCCCCCCTACGATCAGCCGGACGTGCTGCGCGGCATAGAGCAGTTCTCCCACCTCTGGCTCAGCTTCGTGTTTCACCAGACCATGGAGCAGGGTTGGCACCCGACGGTGCGCCCGCCACGACTGGGCGGCAACGAGCGGGTCGGGGTCTTTGCCACCCGCTCCACCTTCCGCCCCAATCCGCTGGGCCTGTCGGTGGTCGAGCTGCACGGCGTCGGCCGCGAGCGGGGCAAGCTGTGGCTGGAGCTGGGGGCGGTCGACTTGCTCGATGGCACCCCCATCGTCGACATCAAGCCCTACATTCCCTATGCCGACAGCCTGCCGGATGCCCGTGGCGGCTTCGCCCCCGAGGCCCCGACCCCGCCGCTGGCGGTAAGCTTCAGCGCCGAGGCGGAGCAGCAGCTCGCCCGACTCGCCTCCCGCCACCCCGAGCTGCGCCAGCTGGTGAGCGAGGTGCTGGCCCAGGATCCGCGGCCCGCCTACAAGAAAGGCAAGCCGGATGAAAAGCTGTACGGCGTCAGACTGTTCGATCTCAACGTGCGTTTTCAGATCCAGGAACCCCACTGCCTGGTGTCGGCCATAGATCCCGCCTGA
- a CDS encoding beta-ketoacyl-ACP synthase III gives MTSIVISGSGLYTPPFAVSNEELVAAFNQYVDLYNEENASAIDAGQLAAKQHSSCEFIEKASGIKSRYLVSKEGVLDPDIMQPLLAERPDDKPSIMVEMAVAAAEQALIAAGREPAEIDLVIVAASNMPRPYPALSIELQHYLGAGGMAFDMNVACSSATFGIKTAADLLAAGTAKLALVVSPEICSGHLNFRDRDSHFIFGDACTAVLLEREADCKVAGAWQLVASKLATQYSNNIRNNFGFLNRFSPRTRYGDDKLFRQQGRKVFKEVLPLVCEQIERQLGEQGWGADALSRLWLHQANLTMNQFIGRKLLGHDASQQEAPVILDSYGNTSSAGSIIAFHLFNQDLPSGARGVLCSFGAGYSIGSLLLQRL, from the coding sequence ATGACTTCTATCGTGATCAGTGGCTCAGGCCTCTATACCCCGCCCTTTGCCGTCAGCAACGAAGAGCTGGTGGCCGCCTTCAACCAGTATGTGGATCTCTACAACGAGGAGAACGCCTCCGCCATCGACGCCGGTCAGCTGGCGGCCAAGCAGCACTCCAGCTGCGAGTTCATCGAGAAGGCCTCCGGCATCAAGAGCCGTTACCTGGTGAGCAAGGAGGGGGTGCTGGATCCGGACATCATGCAGCCGCTGCTGGCAGAGCGCCCGGATGACAAGCCCTCCATCATGGTGGAGATGGCGGTGGCGGCCGCCGAGCAGGCACTGATCGCCGCCGGTCGCGAACCCGCCGAGATCGATCTGGTGATAGTCGCCGCCTCCAACATGCCGCGTCCCTACCCGGCGCTCTCCATCGAGCTGCAGCACTATCTCGGTGCCGGTGGCATGGCGTTCGACATGAACGTAGCCTGCTCGTCCGCCACCTTCGGCATCAAGACGGCGGCGGATCTGCTGGCGGCCGGTACCGCCAAACTGGCGCTGGTGGTGAGCCCGGAGATCTGCTCGGGCCACCTCAATTTCAGGGACAGAGACAGCCACTTCATCTTCGGCGACGCCTGCACCGCCGTGCTGCTGGAGCGGGAGGCGGATTGCAAGGTGGCAGGGGCCTGGCAGCTGGTGGCCAGCAAGTTGGCGACCCAGTATTCCAACAACATCCGCAACAACTTCGGCTTCCTGAACCGGTTCAGCCCACGCACCCGCTACGGCGATGACAAGCTGTTTCGCCAGCAGGGGCGCAAGGTGTTCAAGGAGGTGCTGCCGCTGGTGTGCGAACAGATAGAGCGCCAGCTCGGCGAGCAGGGCTGGGGGGCGGATGCCCTGAGCCGGCTCTGGCTGCATCAGGCCAACCTCACCATGAACCAGTTCATCGGCCGCAAGCTGCTGGGGCACGATGCCAGCCAGCAGGAGGCACCGGTGATCCTGGACAGCTACGGCAACACCAGCTCGGCGGGCTCCATCATCGCCTTCCACCTGTTCAACCAGGACCTGCCGAGCGGGGCCCGTGGCGTGCTCTGCTCCTTCGGCGCCGGCTACTCCATCGGCAGCCTGCTGCTGCAGCGCCTCTGA
- a CDS encoding vWA domain-containing protein gives MLIDFFTHLRRHKLPCSLRELLDLHQALAARLARLDMDDFYLLSRCLLVKDEAHFDRFDRAFAEYYDGLQANPLLPETLPDEWLRQEFERLLSPEEKALLQSLGGLDELLETLNQRLAEQKERHAGGNKWVGTGGSSPFGHGGFHPEGVSMGGEGRQGKAAKVWEARHYRNFSDDDSPLGQRAIQLALRKLRRWVRKGSPDELDLDDTIQSTARQGWLDVKLRPERRNGIKLLVFFDVGGSMDAHVAEVQRLFSALRHEFKHLEFFYFHNCLYDFVWQDNNRRVEERFDTLRLLRTYGSDYRVILVGDAKMGPYEISWPGGSVEYWNEEAGQVWLARLQQHYPRLAWINPIPRREWLWHPSIKLMNELIGGRMHPLTLAGLAAAIDQL, from the coding sequence ATGCTGATCGATTTTTTCACCCATCTGCGGCGCCACAAGCTGCCCTGTTCGCTGCGCGAATTGCTGGATCTGCACCAGGCCCTGGCGGCCCGGCTCGCCCGCCTCGACATGGATGACTTTTACTTGTTGTCTCGCTGCCTGCTGGTCAAGGACGAGGCCCACTTCGATCGCTTCGATCGCGCCTTCGCCGAGTATTACGACGGCCTGCAGGCCAACCCCCTGTTGCCGGAGACCCTGCCGGATGAGTGGCTGCGCCAGGAGTTCGAGCGGCTGCTGAGTCCGGAAGAGAAGGCACTGCTGCAATCCCTCGGCGGGCTCGATGAGCTGCTGGAGACCCTCAACCAGCGGCTGGCGGAGCAAAAAGAGCGGCACGCCGGCGGGAACAAGTGGGTGGGGACCGGGGGCAGCAGCCCCTTCGGTCACGGCGGCTTTCACCCGGAAGGGGTCAGCATGGGGGGAGAGGGGCGACAGGGCAAGGCGGCTAAGGTGTGGGAGGCGCGCCACTATCGCAACTTCAGCGACGATGACTCCCCCCTGGGCCAGCGCGCCATCCAGCTGGCGCTGCGCAAGCTGAGGCGCTGGGTGCGCAAGGGCAGCCCGGACGAGCTGGATCTCGATGACACCATCCAGAGCACCGCCCGCCAGGGCTGGCTCGATGTGAAGCTGAGGCCCGAGCGCCGCAATGGCATCAAGTTGCTGGTCTTCTTCGATGTCGGGGGCTCCATGGATGCCCACGTGGCCGAGGTACAGCGGCTGTTCTCGGCCCTGCGCCACGAGTTCAAGCATCTGGAGTTCTTCTATTTTCACAACTGCCTCTACGACTTCGTCTGGCAAGACAACAATCGCCGGGTCGAGGAGCGATTCGACACTCTGCGCCTGCTGCGCACTTACGGCAGCGACTACAGGGTGATCCTGGTGGGGGATGCGAAGATGGGCCCCTACGAGATCAGCTGGCCTGGTGGCAGCGTCGAGTACTGGAACGAGGAGGCGGGCCAGGTGTGGCTCGCCCGCCTGCAGCAGCACTATCCCAGGCTGGCATGGATCAACCCCATTCCCAGGCGGGAGTGGCTCTGGCACCCTTCCATCAAGTTGATGAATGAATTGATTGGCGGGCGCATGCACCCGCTGACCCTGGCCGGTCTCGCCGCGGCGATCGATCAGCTATGA
- a CDS encoding AAA family ATPase — protein sequence MGFAGSDRYLASEALSMAVNAAILLEKPLLIKGEPGTGKTVLAEAVAESLGADLISWHIKSTTKAQQGLYEYDAVARLRDSQLGDLRVEDINHYIRRGKLWQAFAADQRPVLLIDEIDKADIEFPNDLLLELDRMEFDVYETGERVKARQRPVVIITSNNEKELPDAFLRRCFFHCIRFPDKAEMQAIVQLHYPGLKEELLDEAMALFFELREVEGLRKKPSTSELLDWIRLLLADGISPEAMRTREPGKLVPALYGALLKTEQDLHLFEKLAFLARRGR from the coding sequence ATGGGATTTGCAGGAAGCGATCGCTACCTCGCCTCAGAGGCGTTGAGTATGGCAGTCAATGCCGCCATCTTGCTGGAGAAACCGCTGCTGATTAAAGGGGAACCCGGTACCGGCAAGACGGTGCTGGCCGAGGCGGTTGCCGAATCGCTTGGCGCCGATCTTATCAGCTGGCACATCAAGTCCACCACCAAGGCCCAGCAGGGGCTCTATGAATACGATGCGGTGGCGCGGCTGCGGGACTCACAGCTCGGCGATCTGCGGGTGGAGGACATCAACCACTACATTCGCCGCGGCAAGCTATGGCAGGCGTTCGCGGCCGATCAGCGGCCTGTGCTGCTCATCGACGAGATCGACAAGGCCGACATCGAGTTCCCCAACGATCTGCTGCTGGAGCTGGATCGGATGGAGTTCGACGTCTATGAGACCGGCGAGCGGGTCAAGGCCCGCCAACGCCCCGTGGTCATCATCACCTCCAACAACGAAAAAGAGCTGCCGGATGCCTTCCTGCGCCGCTGCTTCTTTCATTGCATCCGCTTCCCCGACAAGGCCGAGATGCAGGCCATAGTCCAGCTGCACTATCCCGGGCTGAAAGAGGAGCTGCTGGACGAGGCGATGGCGCTGTTCTTCGAGCTGCGGGAGGTGGAGGGGCTGCGCAAGAAGCCATCCACCTCAGAGCTGCTGGACTGGATCCGGCTGCTGCTGGCCGACGGCATCTCCCCCGAGGCGATGCGCACCCGCGAGCCGGGCAAGCTGGTGCCTGCGTTGTATGGCGCCCTGCTCAAGACCGAACAGGATCTGCACCTGTTCGAGAAGCTGGCCTTCCTGGCGCGGCGCGGTCGCTGA
- the cysK gene encoding cysteine synthase A: MSKIFEDNSQTIGNTPLVRLNRVTKGRVLAKIESRNPSFSVKCRIGSNLIWDAEKRGVLTKGKEIIEPTSGNTGIALAFVAAARGYPITLTMPATMSLERRKLLKALGANLVLTEGPLGMKGAIAKANEILESEPGKYVLLQQFENPANPEIHELTTGPEIWDATDGDVDVFVAGVGTGGTITGVSRFFKQTKGKAIISVAVEPSESPVISQKLAGEEIKPGPHKIQGIGAGFIPGNLDLSLLDRVEQVSSEESIEMARRLMEEEGILAGISSGAAVVAAARLAELPEFEGKTIVVVLPSAAERYLSSALFAGVFSEQELQQ, encoded by the coding sequence ATGAGCAAAATTTTTGAGGACAACAGCCAGACCATAGGCAACACCCCACTGGTTCGTCTCAATCGTGTTACCAAGGGCCGCGTGCTGGCCAAGATCGAGAGCCGCAACCCCAGCTTCAGCGTCAAGTGTCGGATCGGCTCCAACCTCATCTGGGATGCCGAGAAACGCGGCGTGCTGACCAAAGGCAAGGAGATCATCGAGCCCACCAGCGGTAACACGGGCATTGCTCTGGCATTCGTGGCCGCGGCCCGTGGCTATCCCATCACCCTGACCATGCCGGCCACCATGAGCCTGGAGCGCCGCAAGCTGCTCAAGGCGCTGGGCGCCAACCTGGTGCTGACCGAAGGTCCGCTCGGCATGAAGGGCGCCATCGCCAAAGCCAACGAGATCCTCGAATCCGAGCCGGGCAAGTATGTGTTGCTGCAACAGTTCGAAAACCCCGCCAACCCCGAGATCCACGAGCTGACCACAGGCCCCGAGATCTGGGACGCCACCGACGGTGACGTCGATGTGTTCGTGGCCGGTGTCGGTACCGGTGGCACCATCACAGGCGTCTCCCGCTTCTTCAAGCAGACCAAGGGCAAGGCTATCATCTCGGTCGCGGTCGAACCCTCCGAGTCACCCGTCATCAGTCAGAAGTTGGCCGGTGAAGAGATCAAGCCAGGTCCGCACAAGATCCAGGGCATAGGTGCCGGTTTCATACCGGGAAACCTGGATCTTAGCCTGCTGGACAGAGTCGAGCAGGTGAGCAGCGAGGAGTCCATCGAGATGGCTCGCCGCCTGATGGAAGAAGAAGGCATTCTGGCGGGGATCAGCTCGGGGGCCGCCGTGGTGGCCGCCGCTCGTCTGGCCGAGCTGCCGGAGTTCGAGGGCAAGACCATAGTGGTCGTGCTGCCAAGCGCCGCCGAGCGTTACCTCTCCAGCGCCCTGTTCGCCGGGGTATTCAGCGAGCAGGAATTGCAGCAGTAA
- a CDS encoding HPr family phosphocarrier protein translates to MYEKSVVITAENGLHTRPAAQFVKEAKEFQSEITVVSGGKSASAKSLFKLQTLGLTKGTNVTIQADGPDAQKAVEKLVALMDELE, encoded by the coding sequence ATGTACGAGAAGTCTGTTGTTATTACTGCTGAAAACGGCCTGCACACCCGTCCTGCAGCTCAGTTCGTGAAAGAAGCTAAAGAATTCCAAAGCGAGATCACTGTGGTCTCCGGTGGCAAATCCGCCAGCGCCAAGAGCCTGTTCAAGCTGCAGACTCTGGGCCTGACCAAAGGCACCAACGTGACCATCCAGGCCGATGGCCCGGACGCTCAGAAAGCCGTTGAGAAGCTGGTTGCCCTGATGGACGAGCTGGAGTAA